A stretch of Castanea sativa cultivar Marrone di Chiusa Pesio chromosome 2, ASM4071231v1 DNA encodes these proteins:
- the LOC142626301 gene encoding ribonuclease III domain-containing protein RNC1, chloroplastic, translated as MELSSSFIHFTNPSTSSPCNHYSFSSSFSPFPIQIHTKNLKFANPTCPNHRIFAVAVDPQGPQQELPKNSPQRLLRELAERKRGTAPKKKFPPKKFILRPPLDDKRLAERFLNSPQLSLKAFPLLSSCLPSSRLNNADKTWMDEYLLEAKQALGYPLEPSENFGDDNPAKQFDTLLYLAFQHPTGERTKARHVRSGHTRLLFLGQYVLELALAEFFLQRYPRESPGPMRERVYALIGKKHLPKWIKAASLQNLVFPFDDVDKLKRMEREPPVKSVFWALFGAIYLCFGMPEVYRVLFEVFGMDPEAEDCQPRERRQLEDVDYVSVEFEGKKLSWQEVAAYKPPEDALFAHPRLFRACVPPGMHRFRGNIWDYESRPQVMRALGYPLKMEDRIPDITKARNIELGLGLQLCFLHPSKHKFEHPRFCYERLEYLGQKIQDLVMAERLLMKHLDAPGLWLQERHRRTLMNKFCGRYLRDKHLHRFVIYAEDVQEKFEHNRKMRNPATTAVQQSLHGLSYAVYGKPDVRRLMFEVFDFEQIQPKAVV; from the exons ATGGaactttcttcttccttcataCACTTCACAAACCCATCCACATCCTCACCATGTAACCATTACTCTTTCTCATCATCCTTCTCTCCGTTTCCCATCCaaatccacacaaaaaatctcaaattcgCAAACCCCACTTGCCCAAATCACCGTATCTTCGCTGTCGCGGTAGACCCACAAGGGCCACAACAAGAGCTCCCCAAAAACAGTCCCCAGAGACTCCTCAGAGAGCTAGCTGAGCGTAAAAGAGGCACTGCTCCGAAGAAAAAGTTTCCCCCTAAGAAATTCATACTGAGACCCCCATTAGATGACAAGAGATTAGCGGAGAGGTTCCTCAATAGCCCTCAACTCTCTCTCAAAGCCTTTCCATTGTTGAGTTCTTGCTTGCCGTCTTCGCGTCTTAACAATGCTGACAAGACTTGGATGGATGAGTACTTGCTTGAGGCAAAGCAAGCTCTCGGGTACCCTCTGGAGCCCTCGGAAAATTTCGGGGATGATAACCCGGCGAAACAGTTTGATACATTGTTGTATTTGGCGTTTCAGCACCCCACGGGTGAGAGGACGAAGGCGCGGCACGTGAGGTCTGGGCACACCAGGTTGCTGTTCTTGGGGCAGTATGTGCTTGAATTGGCGCTGGCAGAGTTTTTTTTGCAAAGGTATCCGAGGGAATCGCCGGGTCCGATGAGAGAGAGGGTGTATGCGTTGATTGGTAAGAAGCACCTGCCCAAGTGGATTAAAGCTGCGAGCTTGCAGAATTTGGTGTTTCCATTTGATGATGTGGATAAGTTGAAGAGGATGGAGCGCGAGCCGCCTGTGAA GTCTGTCTTCTGGGCTTTGTTTGGGGCaatatatttgtgttttggtATGCCAGAAGTATATCGTGTTCTTTTTGAAGTATTTGGCATGGACCCAGAAGCTGAGGACTGCCAACCAAGAGAACGAAGACAACTTGAAGATGTAGATTATGTCTCTGTTGAATTTGAAGGCAAAAAGCTCAGTTGGCAAGAGGTTGCAGCTTATAAG CCTCCAGAAGATGCTCTTTTTGCACACCCAAGGCTCTTCAGGGCTTGCGTTCCACCGGGCATGCATCGGTTCAGAGGCAATATATGGGATTATGAGAGCAGACCTCAAGTCATGCGAGCACTGGGGTACCCCTTAAAAATGGAAGATAGAATCCCAGACATTACTAAAGCAAGGAACATTGAACTTGGACTTGGGCTACAG CTTTGTTTTCTTCATCCATCAAAACACAAGTTTGAGCATCCTCGCTTTTGCTATGAGCGCCTAGAATATCTTGGGCAAAAGATCCag GATCTCGTGATGGCCGAGAGGCTGTTGATGAAGCATTTAGATGCTCCTGGATTATGGCTACAGGAGAGACACCGGCGTACTCTTATGAACAAGTTCTGCGGGAGGTATTTGAGGGACAAGCATCTCCATCGCTTTGTCATCTATGCTGAAGATGTTCAAGAGAAATTCGAACATAATcgaaaaatgaggaatccagcTACAACTGCagttcaacaatcccttcatgGGCTTTCATATGCTGTTTATGGGAAGCCTGATGTAAGACGCCTCATGTTTGAGGTATTTGATTTTGAGCAAATCCAACCTAAAGCTGTAGTATGA
- the LOC142624238 gene encoding casein kinase II subunit alpha-2, translating to MLDTLQHPHTNTNNPAVLLLLSRLLLLLCALLAFRVPVAHPPIPRTPHSHHPLPHTHSHSHSHSHSHIIILTSNTTKLVEISGSNRRPMSKARVYADINVVRPKEYWDYESLAVQWGDQDDYEVVRKVGRGKYSEVFEGINVNSSERCIIKILKPVKKKKIKREIKILQNLCGGPNIVKLLDIVRDQHSKTPSLIFEYVNSTDFKVLYPTLTDYDIRYYIYELLKALDYCHSQGIMHRDVKPHNVMIDHELRKLRLIDWGLAEFYHPGKEYNVRVASRYFKGPELLVDLQDYDYSLDMWSLGCMFAGMIFRKEPFFYGHDNHDQLVKIAKVLGTDELNAYLNKYHLELDPQLDALVGRHSRKPWSKFINADNQHLVSPEAIDFLDKLLRYDHQDRLTAREAMAHPYFSQVRAAESSRIRTQ from the exons ATGCTAGATACGCTACAGCACCcccacaccaacaccaacaatcCAGCAGTACTGCTCCTCCTTTCTCGCCTCTTGCTACTACTGTGCGCCCTCCTTGCCTTCCGTGTGCCGGTGGCGCACCCTCCTATCCCGCGCACCCCTCACTCCCACCACCCCCTTCCTCACActcacagccacagccacagccacagccacagccacatcATCATCCTCACCTCCAATACCACAAAACTCGTCGAGATCTCCGGTTCGAATCGCCGACCCATGTCGAAAGCCCGAGTTTACGCCGATATCAATGTCGTTCGTCCCAAAGAGTACTGGGATTACGAGTCTCTCGCCGTTCAATGGGg TGATCAAGATGATTATGAGGTTGTTCGGAAAGTTGGAAGGGGAAAATACAGTGAGGTTTTCGAGGGCATAAATGTCAATAGCAGTGAGCGGTGCATAATCAAGATCCTCAAGCCTGTTAAGAAAAAGAAg ataaagagagagataaaaatACTTCAGAACCTTTGTGGGGGTCCAAATATTGTCAAGCTTCTTGATATTGTCAGAGATCAGCACTCAAAAACGCCTAGCTTGATATTTGAGTATGTGAACAGTACAGATTTCAAAGTTCTGTACCCCACATTGACTGATTATGACATACGCTACTACATATATGAGCTTCTCAAG GCATTAGATTACTGCCATTCACAAGGAATAATGCACAGAGATGTGAAGCCTCATAATGTTATGATAGACCATGAGTTGCGGAAACTTCGCTTGATAGACTGGGGTCTTGCTGAGTTTTACCATCCTGGCAAGGAATATAATGTTCGTGTGGCTTCGAG ATACTTTAAGGGGCCTGAACTACTTGTTGATTTGCAAGACTATGACTATTCTTTAGACATGTGGAGCCTTGGCTGCATGTTTGCTGGAATG ATATTCCGCAAGGAGCCATTCTTTTATGGTCATGACAACCATGATCAACTTGTCAAAATTGCAAAG GTACTTGGGACTGATGAGTTAAATGCGTATCTGAATAAGTATCATTTAGAGCTTGATCCTCAACTTGATGCACTTGTTGGGAG GCACAGCAGGAAGCCATGGTCCAAATTTATTAATGCAGATAATCAGCATCTAGTTTCTCCTGAG GCCATTGATTTTCTTGATAAGCTCCTACGGTATGATCATCAGGACAGGCTAACTGCTAGGGAAGCCATG GCACATCCATATTTCTCACAGGTGAGGGCAGCAGAAAGTAGCAGGATACGGACACAATAG
- the LOC142625697 gene encoding uncharacterized protein At2g23090 yields MGGGNAQKSKMAREKNLEKAKAAGKGSQLESNKKAMTIQCKVCMQTFMCTTSEVKCREHAGAKHPKSDVTACFPHLKN; encoded by the exons ATGGGAGGAGGCAACGCCCAAAAGTCGAAGATGGCACGCGAGAAGAACTTGGAGAAGGCAAAGGCTGCTGGCAAGG GAAGTCAGCTAGAATCAAACAAGAAGGCGATGACAATCCAG TGCAAGGTGTGCATGCAGACATTTATGTGCACCACATCAGAGGTGAAGTGCAGGGAACATGCAGGAGCAAAGCACCCCAAATCTGATGTTACTGCTTGCTTCCCCCAtctcaaaaattga